One Peromyscus leucopus breed LL Stock chromosome 2, UCI_PerLeu_2.1, whole genome shotgun sequence DNA window includes the following coding sequences:
- the Ccl19 gene encoding C-C motif chemokine 19 isoform X1, producing MALGAGPLLAFSLLLLGTFPAPALGGANDAEDCCLSVTQRPIPGNIVKAFRYLLLKDGCRVPAVVFTTLRDYQLCAPPDQPWVQRLIRRLKKSSAAKEQQRLTMTAPEEPCVLRKGM from the exons ATGGCACTCGGTGCAGGCCCACTACTGGCCTTCAGCCTGCTGCTTCTCGGGACCTTCCCAG ccccagcTCTTGGGGGCGCTAACGATGCGGAAGATTGCTGCCTGTCTGTGACCCAGCGCCCCATCCCTGGGAACATCGTGAAAGCCTTCCGCTACCTTCTTCTCAAGGATGGCTGCAGGGTGCCTGCTGTTGT GTTCACCACACTAAGGGACTACCAGCTCTGTGCACCCCCAGACCAGCCTTGGGTACAACGCCTCATCCGAAGACTGAAGAAGTCGTCCGCTGCCAAG GAACAACAGCGGTTAACCATGACAGCACCAGAGGAGCCCTGTGTCTTGAGAAAAGGGATGTGA
- the Ccl19 gene encoding C-C motif chemokine 19 isoform X2, protein MALGAGPLLAFSLLLLGTFPAPALGGANDAEDCCLSVTQRPIPGNIVKAFRYLLLKDGCRVPAVVFTTLRDYQLCAPPDQPWVQRLIRRLKKSSAAKSRNNSG, encoded by the exons ATGGCACTCGGTGCAGGCCCACTACTGGCCTTCAGCCTGCTGCTTCTCGGGACCTTCCCAG ccccagcTCTTGGGGGCGCTAACGATGCGGAAGATTGCTGCCTGTCTGTGACCCAGCGCCCCATCCCTGGGAACATCGTGAAAGCCTTCCGCTACCTTCTTCTCAAGGATGGCTGCAGGGTGCCTGCTGTTGT GTTCACCACACTAAGGGACTACCAGCTCTGTGCACCCCCAGACCAGCCTTGGGTACAACGCCTCATCCGAAGACTGAAGAAGTCGTCCGCTGCCAAG AGCAGGAACAACAGCGGTTAA